A stretch of the Bradyrhizobium arachidis genome encodes the following:
- a CDS encoding carbon monoxide dehydrogenase subunit G, whose amino-acid sequence MQMNDSQRIPASREQVWAALNDPDVLKACIPGCQSLEVTGPNEMTATVVFKVGPVKATFGGKVTLSDLDPPNSYRISGEGSGGVAGFAKGGAMVRLESESADVTVLHYDVDAQIGGKLAQLGARLINSTATKLAGEFFKSFAAVVGAKAEAG is encoded by the coding sequence ATGCAGATGAACGACAGCCAGCGCATTCCCGCCTCTCGTGAACAAGTGTGGGCGGCGCTGAACGATCCGGATGTGCTCAAGGCCTGCATCCCCGGCTGTCAGTCGCTCGAGGTAACCGGTCCGAACGAGATGACCGCGACCGTCGTGTTCAAGGTCGGCCCGGTCAAGGCGACCTTTGGCGGCAAGGTCACGCTGTCCGATCTCGATCCGCCCAACTCCTATCGCATCTCCGGCGAAGGTTCCGGCGGTGTCGCCGGCTTTGCCAAGGGCGGCGCGATGGTGCGGCTGGAGTCGGAGAGTGCCGACGTCACCGTGCTGCACTACGACGTCGACGCTCAGATCGGCGGCAAGCTCGCCCAGCTCGGCGCAAGGCTGATCAACTCGACGGCGACAAAGCTTGCCGGGGAGTTCTTCAAGTCGTTTGCCGCAGTGGTCGGTGCGAAGGCGGAGGCAGGCTAG
- a CDS encoding XdhC family protein, protein MSTHLEVLDIVAQMKAAERAFVLATVVRTVSVTAAKAGAKAIIAADGTIVAGWIGGGCARGAVLKAAREALADGEPRMVSVQPENLLAELGVRAGESRDGIRFASNMCPSKGTMDIFVEPVLPHPSLVILGASPVALSLAAQARTLGYHVTLAAPSADLTAQPDADAVIEGYQLGALNEAKRFVVVSTQGKGDEVALRAAIATKADYHAFVGSRRKMASLRAKLIAEGTDAAAIDCVKAPAGFDLGAITPEEIAMSILAEITQERRRGQRAANQIASQIASKE, encoded by the coding sequence ATGAGTACACATCTCGAAGTGCTGGATATCGTCGCACAGATGAAGGCGGCCGAGCGCGCCTTCGTGCTCGCGACCGTGGTGCGCACCGTGTCGGTGACGGCGGCCAAGGCCGGCGCGAAGGCGATCATCGCGGCCGATGGCACCATCGTGGCGGGGTGGATCGGCGGCGGCTGCGCGCGCGGTGCCGTGCTGAAAGCGGCGCGTGAGGCGCTCGCCGACGGCGAGCCGCGCATGGTGTCGGTGCAGCCGGAAAATCTGCTCGCCGAGCTCGGCGTGCGCGCGGGCGAGAGCCGCGACGGCATCCGCTTTGCCAGCAACATGTGCCCGAGCAAGGGCACCATGGACATCTTTGTCGAGCCGGTGCTGCCGCATCCCTCGCTGGTCATTCTCGGCGCGAGCCCGGTGGCGCTGTCGCTCGCGGCGCAGGCGCGCACGCTCGGCTATCACGTCACGCTCGCGGCGCCATCAGCCGATCTCACGGCGCAACCGGATGCCGATGCGGTGATTGAGGGCTATCAGTTGGGTGCGCTGAACGAGGCAAAACGCTTCGTCGTGGTGTCGACGCAGGGCAAGGGCGACGAGGTCGCGTTGCGCGCGGCCATCGCGACAAAGGCGGACTATCACGCCTTCGTTGGCAGCCGCCGCAAAATGGCTTCGCTGCGCGCAAAGCTGATCGCCGAAGGCACCGATGCCGCCGCGATCGATTGCGTCAAGGCGCCCGCCGGGTTCGATCTCGGCGCGATCACGCCGGAGGAGATCGCGATGTCGATCCTCGCCGAGATCACCCAGGAGCGCCGCCGCGGCCAACGCGCCGCCAATCAAATCGCAAGCCAAATCGCAAGCAAGGAGTGA
- a CDS encoding VWA domain-containing protein has protein sequence MSCCGSSPEFDDLNEVSRLVSARLAAFLRTLRDAGFRVGLAEGQDAAALMAAGYAARPGLLRAAFKHLFSARKSDWDKFDGLFDAFWLGKRVRSRSRTMGSTQGANSPSLKGMQEARVEQGGAQSAFDQVPTSNDAPDGHGGEGRMEGASRAENLAEVDFRKLADPDQVAQAHEAAAHLAKIMRTRLTRRDLARRRGYRLDLRRTIHRNISHGGVPISLVKRQRKDKPLRLIVLLDASGSMSMYTAVFLRFIHGVLDEFFEAEAFLFHTRLAYVSDALKEKDAGRALDRLSIMAQGAGGGTRIGESLQSFNRWHAARVIHSRSCVMIVSDGYETGDAELLGREMAALHRRCRRIVWLNPMMAWKDYAPEAKGIKAALPHVDLYAPANTLNSLRALEPYLAKL, from the coding sequence ATGAGCTGCTGCGGCTCAAGTCCCGAATTCGACGACCTCAACGAGGTCTCGCGCCTCGTCTCTGCGCGTCTCGCGGCCTTCCTGCGCACGCTCCGCGACGCTGGCTTCCGCGTCGGGCTGGCGGAAGGGCAGGACGCAGCGGCATTGATGGCGGCGGGTTACGCGGCGCGGCCGGGCCTGTTGCGCGCGGCGTTCAAGCATCTGTTTTCGGCGCGCAAATCCGATTGGGACAAGTTTGACGGTCTGTTTGACGCGTTCTGGCTGGGAAAGCGCGTGCGCTCGCGCTCCCGCACGATGGGTTCGACGCAAGGCGCCAACAGTCCGTCGCTGAAGGGCATGCAGGAGGCGCGGGTGGAGCAGGGCGGGGCGCAATCCGCGTTCGATCAGGTGCCAACCTCGAACGACGCCCCTGACGGCCACGGCGGCGAGGGGCGCATGGAAGGGGCCTCGCGCGCCGAAAATCTCGCCGAGGTCGACTTTCGCAAGCTCGCCGATCCCGACCAGGTTGCGCAGGCCCATGAGGCCGCGGCGCATCTGGCAAAGATCATGCGCACGCGCCTGACGCGGCGCGACCTCGCGCGGCGGCGCGGCTATCGCCTCGATCTCCGGCGCACCATCCATCGCAACATCAGCCATGGCGGCGTGCCGATTTCGCTGGTGAAGCGGCAGCGCAAGGACAAGCCACTGCGGCTGATCGTGCTGCTCGATGCGTCCGGCTCGATGAGCATGTACACCGCGGTGTTCCTCCGCTTCATCCACGGCGTGCTCGACGAATTTTTTGAGGCCGAGGCGTTCCTGTTCCACACCCGTCTCGCCTACGTCTCCGATGCGCTCAAGGAAAAGGATGCCGGTCGTGCGCTCGACCGCCTCTCGATCATGGCGCAAGGCGCGGGCGGCGGCACCAGGATCGGCGAGAGCCTGCAGAGCTTCAACCGCTGGCACGCCGCGCGCGTCATCCATTCGCGCAGTTGCGTGATGATCGTGTCCGACGGCTATGAGACCGGCGACGCCGAACTGCTCGGCCGGGAAATGGCGGCACTGCACCGGCGCTGCCGCCGCATCGTCTGGCTCAACCCGATGATGGCGTGGAAGGACTATGCGCCGGAGGCGAAGGGCATCAAGGCCGCGCTGCCGCATGTCGATCTCTACGCGCCCGCCAATACGCTGAACAGCCTGCGCGCGCTTGAACCCTATCTGGCAAAGCTCTGA